tttatatatttatatatttaataattatttatttaaatgtaatttatataaataaataagtattattattattatttattttttttagtattgttttttttttaaatccgaTTTCCCCCCAAAATTTTTCCCCAATTTGGACTTCAAACTCGTATTTAATCTTGCCGTAAAAATACAGAtgaccgggatttgaaccagcgatcctctgatcatggtgACAACGCCTTAGTCCACTCAGTGCTCAgtaatacatgtttttcattggtcaGCGACGATGTGCTTTACATTTGCCATACACAGAATATAGTGCCGTTAATCTACACGAGAGTCTAAACATCTGTCTCCTCCTTCTTTCAGTACGGGATAAGAGGAAAAGCAATCATATAAATCACGTAAGTCCAGCGACTGCACTTCCAGTACACGTGAAGTGATGCATGGGCGACCCTCTGCTCGTCTGCTGAgtgattgtgtttatttttcctCCGTCAGGTCTCTCCTGGTCCCCTCTCCAAAAAATACAGTTCATGCTCGACGATATTCATCGACGACAGTACAGTCAGCCAGCCGAACCTAAAGAGCACAATCAAATGGTAAGTGGGACTGGTAAGGAGGTCCTCTACCGGACTGGGTTGCGTATCTTGAGTATCCGGCTGATATCTGCATTAGGCCGGCGTCAGTGTAATTGCACCCGGAGTGGTCCAGGCAGTAGTGGGCAGCACAAAGTACTGGTGTGAACGGGTGCATCGTAATCCTACCACTCGAACCGCATTCGAAGGTGGTCAGACACTCATGTGACCGCGTTGATCACCAAAGCGTCTCGGTGCGTCCCAGGCGGCAAAGCACCGCCCACATCAGCCACGTCACTGCCCAGGATCGTGCGTAATAACAGCAAGACCCCaagtttttacttatttattgttCCTTTTTGAAACTTATTTTTCACTGCCACTTTTTGTCCCTTCCACTCTGTTTAAATGTCTTGAGCTTTGTCCCCAACCGCTCTTTGAATGTCAGTTTTGTCCCAAGTTTTTATAACAagttttgatttatttattcattttttcatatttattcattCCCTGACACCTTTAGAAATGTCTGATTTTTGTCCCCACCACTCTTTGAGCTTTAAGTTTAGAAacaaatttttatttttttatttatttttttattatcattttttaaaaacactgaattttatCCCCTCCTTTTTTGGAAATGCCCACATTTTTGAATGTCGATGAAATTGGTGTACAATCTGCGGAATTATGCTGGAAATGCAGCTGTTTTTCGACCCCGTCCCCGTTTCCAGACAGCATAATTAACTGAACCAGGTCAGATCAAATCAATTGGTCATCCAGATGTTTGGCTGTCTTCTCTGGAGAGGCCTTGTCAGGCCCGAAGCCGTGTTTGGTTCTTGCTTCTTTGCTCTTGTCTTCTTCAGTGAGAGAACACACTGCACGCTCCTCAGACTTCGGCCTGGCCGATTGATTTGGGCAGTCGAGAACAGTCCACTGCTGGCGCTGAGGTAGTTGCTTGTTCGAGCAGTTTCGGCAGTCCGTTCCGGGTCATTATACTGCGGCAAGGTGCTGCCCACGAAGTTCTGAGCTATCTTGGCACACAGCCGTTGCTGCCGGCGGTCACTTTATCGGTAAACGGAACAAACCGGCTTGGTTTTCAGATGAACAAGACTAGTATTCTGCTCATCTGGCCACAGCACCTTCCCAGAACTAGCCGCCTGAGGAGGAACTGGGAAGAAATCGATGTAGGTGCAACTGTTTATTACGTTACGGTAGCCTGTGATTTGGTCTGCACACTTACAGTCTACCACCTAATGTGCATTTGAGCTGTTATTGTAGCATTTACAGAGCTTGACCGCTCTGGAAGCAGTCTGCTGTTGCTGCGCCACGTTTACGGCCACGCTCAGTTTTCCTCTTCCccgaactttccgttccaccttaaataacacAGCAGCTCCGCTTTGCTGCTGAAATGCGCACGCTGTAACTGCTgggctatttaaggtggaatggagagatAGCATTAGAAGCTAACTGGTGGCGTCAGCGCTCTTACCAGTTCATATGAAGCTCAGATGAGCTTTCAAAAAGTGAGAAGCTCGTCATGTCAGTTAATGGAGCCTAGAGGGCGCCAGATGGTGCTCTGCTACAGCAAACCCAGGGATCGGCACCTTAAGTCAATCTCTGATCAATTAAAAATGCTAGAGTCACATGATCGGATCGGGACGTCCTTATTTtattgaacacagtgatgtaaaacctcTGTACTGATGTTGCtcttcttgttttttctttcctccaGTGTTACACTAGCAATATATTACCACATTAAAAACAGGTATGTTACCATGTCTGCTCCTTTTAcccttttaaaaagaaaaacacggTATGCTTGTAGTTCAAGCACCAGACATTAAATTATTAATGTGTGACTCGTTTCTTTCTCAGGGATTCAGACAGATCACTGGACATCTTCGACGAGAAGAAGCATCCCCTGTCTGTAAGTGACCGTTCAGTCCGTCTCTGTGTTTACAGGTGGTCTGCAGGCGGACTGGCCGATGGTTTATTTCGTCTGCGGTTTATTTCATCTCTCCAAGCTGCTAGTTTAGGTTATTTCTGAGGTTTCCATGCCAGAAACTGCCCCCGCCGTGCCTGACGCTGAGCTGTTGTCCACCTGAACGCAGAAATCATCTGACCATTCTGAGAGCGGACTTCATTTTCTCCAATTTGCTCCAGTTTCGCTCAATTTGTCACGCCTCTTTTAGTCTCTCAGAGCTTTAGACTGATTTTCAAGCTTTTTCCCATCAGAGAGCTTCACTGTGTCTCTGATGTTCTGGTGTTCTCTCTAAACGTATGTAGATATTTGCGCTGCATGTTGTCATTTGAAAAGATCCCGATTGGGATACGTAAGCTAATTTCCACCAGTTAGATGAAGGAAAACATCCTTCTAGGTCAGATTTCTGCATTTTAAtccttttttaaagaaaacatttaaaataatggctgtttgttttctcaaatgtttttaattttctcaAAGTCATTATTTCAaacagtgactgtagaaagcatgGACCGAGCATCATCTCTCAAAAGTGTCTGGAAATTCCAGCAGCTAAcactcttctggctggtctccctctgcgcaccatcaggcccctgcaactgatccagaatgcagcggcacgggccgggtcgtcttcaatgttcctaaattcagccatgtcactccactgctgcgttctctcttcactggcttcctgtagctgctgcctgcatcagagaactgcccctccgtacttgatggcgatggtcaaaagccgatccacaccaagaACCCTTCaggcttcaagtatggctcggctcgacccgccatccctcaaaatccacagaagacttAGGAATGACGTGATCGACAGTCTTGGCTGGAAGATAGCGTCTGCAGGACCTTTCTGTTTATACGGACCGAGCCAGTCGCAGTATTCTGTATAATGTGGTGTTGTGCTGTtggtagtattttttttttttttcaggatatCTGAGGTCAGCCCAAAATGGCCCGCCTGTGTGATCTAATAAGCCGTCAGCTAGCCAACTAATGTTAGAGCAGTTAGACGAGCTAGTTTTCAGCCTGCACTCTCGCCAGATTTATTCTCTGGTCTGGACCCGGTCCTCATACCATTTAAAGCGATTTATGATCTATTTAGCCTCGACCGCTGCATGTTGACTCTCCTTCAGCAGCAGCCCGGGAGATAAACTGGACCGTAGAAGGTTCGGTTTGGTTTGGTtcgttcagcagcagcagcagcagcagcagcagcagagatagATACTGGACTCCAGGGGGgaaatctgctctgcttctggTCCTCTAGGCTGCGCTGTAAGCTCAACAAAGGCGTTCCAGGAATCTCAGTGAAGGGTGTGGTGGGGTCACCAAATGCGCAATAAGCAATAAGTCTGCTTCTGCCTCTGGTCTCTTTACTGCCCAGAGTCTGGGTGAACATTCGCCAACATGGGGAGGGGAGGGAACCACGACTCGCCGATTTCAACACGGTCACTATGTGTGCAAAATTAGGAGACGCCCGAATCCCAAGAAAATGTCAAACTCTTGGGAGCTGAAAGAAACACAAGTGACCTGTTGGAAACCTGCTTCCATTCAGATCTATACGGTTGCagctctgttcagttcagctcggTCTGGTTGACCCGTAATCAAAGCCTTGGTGTAATGTTTCCCCGCTCTGCCTCCCGCGTCCCTGCCAACCCCGAGCGGACAGCTGCGGACAGCTGCTCTCAGCTGCCCAGAGCCAAGTTCAGGAAACTGATCAGTAATGAAGACGCAGTGTCGGCGCTTCTGACCCGTGTTTAATGTTGCCGTTTGCAGAGGGAGCAGGTTCCCGACGACTACTCGCGCACGGACCCCGAACACAAGCTCATCTACCGGTTCGTCCGGACGCTGTTCAGCGCCGCTCAGCTCACCGCGGAGTGTGCCATCGTCACGCTGGTAAGAGGACCGTAGCACCTGCACAACACACCTTTTCTTATTTCTAGTGCCTGATAATTGTATAAATTCCAGTTCTGTAATAAAGGCAGGACAAGATGACCATCGTCACCATTTGCGTTGGACACTGATGGACTTgacctccgcctttaacccatccaatAAAAGCAGTCCAGGAAATGTCCCGTCCCCCCTTtttaagggccttgctccagagagccctattctattggcagtacgtctctacaggaactagacaagctgtgtacttgcatttgcacgtctgtgtcagcaatgggtgcaacgtaaagtagctgaacacggggtgtccacaaatatttggacatatagtgtatatcagcATCACAGGGTTCTCGTGTGCAATACTGAACCATCCTGATGCTCGACCATGATGCCCCACTAGAGGGCAGTAGATTGTCATAATCTGAGCCTTAAAGGTTGGCTCAATACAAGCCATCCTTCACCGCCACCAGCTTGAGCTGACCCAAAGGACTACCTTTATCTCGGCCTTTAGTTCTGATAATTGTGCTAATGAGTGATGCCGTTCCCACCTGCAGCTTCCTCTAGTTCCAGTGTGTGACTGGGATGCAGAGCTGAACAGCTTGAAGCTGAAGCTTCTCCCTCTCTGCTGCAGGTGTATTTGGAGCGGCTGCTGACGTACGCCGAGATGGACATCTGCCCGTGTAACTGGAAGAGGATCGTGCTGGGAGCCATCTTGCTAGCTTCGAAAGTGTGGGATGACCAGGCGGTCTGGAACGTGGACTATTGCCAGATCCTCAAAGACATCACTGTGGAggacatgtgagtgtgtgtgtgtgtttgtgtgtgtgtgtgtgaaggttcgGACACAACGTGAACAGTACGACCATGTGTTGTCGCCATGCTCATTGTAACCATGCCCAGATCTTCAAAGACCTCTgccaagtctctctctctctctgtgtggcaGAGTAGCATCGCAGGACATGAAGACACCTCAACCATCACAGTATTTTCGGATAGACCCAGTGCACTGGTTTCACATGCTGTGCATCCCTAAATCCAAGCAGCTGAGCTCTTTTTGTGGCATTGCTGTGGTCCATAGTCAGGTTCATGACCCTGGAATTAGTGAAAAAGTGCTTGTTGGCTGTAAAATCGGCTTAAAACTGACCTTAAGATGATTATATTTAAAcgattaaagacatttttaataaatttggtaAATTTGGTACTGCCCCTACTACGTTTGTAGCTCCTCCAAGCACCAGCAATGCTTCTAACGCCATCACCTCTTCTCAAACTGCCGGAAACGCCCCAGGACCAGCTAACCAGCCAACAGATGCGTGTCCCGGCCCGCAGCGCTTAAgcgtggccaattgtgctctctgactcggactccggccgctgatggcaacaTCGCATGGCTTGGGATTGGACCTAGCGACCCCAATGCCAGAGCACTGGCAGTGCATTAGACCCATTAGAGCCCCAGCAGGCATGTACCGTTGTGGTTCTTGGcttgttcctgaccatctgaaccagTTGCCTCTCAGCTAAGGGTGACCATTCGGGTCTTCTTTCAATAGCTTGTACATCGTTTGAACTGCTGATCTGGAAATGGCTTCAAAAGATATTCCTCCTGCCTTTCGTTAATTGCAGGCCTGTGATTTGGTGGTTCTTGAGCCGTTCCTGACCACCGATGTCCTCCTAGGCTATGGCTACACCTCCCAACTCCCTTGGAGACTGCAAGTGTTTAGAaaatggctccaagagacattcctgacttccTGATCATCCTTctcttctcagatctgcactgagctcatTGGACTATCCCATTTTACTGCGTGTTGGTCATTCCAGTGAGTCCAGTCAATCGGCCCATTTTTATGTAGCTTATCATGATCACTGGAAGACAGTTAGCAGGTAAAAGACATTTCCAGCACCACTAAATGAATCCTGGAAGTGATTGTATGTATAATTTGGACCCTTTGAGCACCCCCCCTTCATGTTGATGCGTCTCCTGTGAGTGCTTGTGTTGTCATGTCCGCTgggggaggagaggagggggcatgcacattaattattaattaattgattaaatgaactaaattaatgaattaaaaaaaaacatgcccaCAGACTTCTTTAACATCCTGAAGAACCAGAGTAGCTCAGAAACATGAGCTCATCATAATATTGCCGGGTCACCCACCACTAAGCTGATTTAGGCTGTTTATTGATCCTGATGCACGTAGCACTCACTCTCCTACCAGCATCCCTTCATTTCTCTGCCAGTGCAGGTGTATCAGTCATCTCCCAGCCGGCAGATTCAGGATCATTTACAGGCAGCCCTGCTGGCTCTGCTGGCAGTACCTGAGCAAATGATGCACTGATGCTCTGTACATATACTGTCCATTTACCTGCATTCGctgttctctctttctgtagcgctacctgtgtgtgtgtgtgtgtgtgtgtgtgtgtgtgtgtgtgtgtgtgtttttgcgaGGCCGTGtcccttttctcctctcctctcccagcCCCATGCTCTCACAGGTCTATTTTCATCCCCTCCATTGAAGCCGTCTTTGTCCGCCTCTGGGCTGGCTGGCCTCAAGTGCTCTCAGCACCCCAACATAATGGCCCCGGCTCTCGCCCACTCCATTTGTTGCCCCTGGCGACcagtacaccccccccccccccccccccacacacacacacacacctctctccgCACTACCTACGCCGCCCTTGTGTGTCTTCTCTTTCCTGAAGCATCCGGGCCGCGGTCTCCACGGAGACCGGCTCGCCGCCGTCTCTCAGAAGTGACGAGATGAGAGCGCCCGGGTGATGAGCTGGAGAGAAGACGAGGAGAGATGCTGGTTCCCTGGATTTCTCCTCCATAGAAGCGCCTGCTAATGTTGCGCTCGTGGCCGGGTTTGGTTCAGGGATCAGGAGGGAAGATCATACGGTGGGATCTCTGTAATGGTGGCATTTTTGAAAGGACGTCAGAGGCTGTCCCGTGTCCTATGTCCACCTACATGCATAGTGTTTTTCACTTGTACTTGGATACATGTTCTCTTGCCTTAATAACAGCGTCAGTCCTGCCAGGTAGGGATTACACCCGGTCATATCCCAATACCACCCTCCACCCTCCCTTGGCTCAGATGACGCCAGCGAGATCTCGTGGTATGGGCTGACTGTATTAGGGTGATGGAAGGTggtcattatagaggttagctgaTCCACTGTGGAGCGTCGGTTGCTCTGTATCACTGGCCCGAGTCCGCCTACCCCTCTGGTATTAGTGTTGTGCCATTGGGAAGCACTACATAGGCAAGAGGTCCATTctctgtacaccttcactacgccGGCTCCAAGACATCCCACGAAGTTGGCAGTTTCCGAGATGTTTCCAACCTTCGCCCGGTACCGTATTACGTCCATTGTCCATGGCGAGCATCTCGGAAACCACTTACTTTGCAGGATCTCTCAGGCACTGGTGTAATCCTTACCTGACTGGAGCAGGCGCTCCCCACCAGGTGtttgagaagagaagagaagattcGCTCAACCAGTATTTTTTTATGTGGTGAACCTCCGAAAGCAGTGCTGCCCTGCTGACTCTCGCTTCTTCTCCCATCAGGAACGAGATGGAGAGGCACTTTCTGGAGCTGCTGCAGTTCAACATCAACGTGCCGGCCAGCGTCTACGCCAAGTATTACTTTGACCTGCGCTCGCTGGCCGACGACAACAACCTCAGCTTCCCCCTGGAGCCTCTGAGCAACGAGCGAGCTCAGAAACTCGAGGTGAGTCATTGCAAGCCAGGTCTATGCCCACATCCCTCGTTTCATGTAGATCAGTTGAAGCAGGGGTAGCTAAAGCTTTTAGACCTACACTTGCTTTGGATAAGAGAAGACTAGAAAGACACTCATGAAGTCGGTAGCCAGTCTAATTGTTGTCGTTTCTGCTGCAGGCCATCTCCAGACTGTGTGAGGATAAGTATAAAGACCTGAGCAGGGCCGCCATGAGAAGATCCCTCAGCGCGGACAACCTGGTGGGCATCCGCAGGTCCAACGCTGTACTCTCCTAGATCCCCCGAGATCCTAAATATGGTGAAGCCCTGTGAAGCATCATGAAATCCCCCTCGGACTCTCTTCCCCTCTTGTCCTCCGGTAGAGACTTTTCACCGGTCCCGTCCCATCCTGTCCCGCCTCGCCCCGTCCTCTACGAGAACTCCCAACCCAAACCAATGCAAAATGACCTGTCTACATAGAAACAAAAACTGACTGAATGGTTccgtttcttttttgttttttctttgtttttttgcttactaTGTAGGCTACTAGCTGTGAAACGTCAGTTTTTAATTGAATTCAATTGCAGATGAAgtattttaaataaacactaatcaTGGAAAACCGCCGCTTTCCCGTCTGAGGTTATTAGAGCTGCCATATGACCCATGCATGAGCGATCAGTCGGGACTTGTGACGGGGCTGTGTAATTCCAGTAAGAGGAAGTCTTGATCGTTTCACACTGGTGGTCACTTGGTGTGCAGCTGCAGTGTAAATACTGTGAGTTTCATGCAGTCTGAAATTAAAGAAATCTACAGGGGTGGGTAGCGGCACGGTAAAATCCCCCGGGCTCGCCAGTAACAAGCTGCCAATCACTTTGCGATTGGTCACAGATCTGATTTTgacttaatttatttattttaaccaaCCAAAACCTTCCTCTGCAGttcttttaagttgcaccttcAGGTTTCTGAGGACCTGTTCTTCTCTGAGGGCTTCTACACGAGTTGTTTAGGGAACGTTACCTTTGCTGCTTCCATACAGCTTAAGGTCA
The genomic region above belongs to Salminus brasiliensis chromosome 8, fSalBra1.hap2, whole genome shotgun sequence and contains:
- the ccnyl1 gene encoding cyclin-Y-like protein 1 — protein: MGNTVSCCVSPSGSPKLPRQADRLEDYQINTDLSDDTGPYLQHISDRELPDDLALESNPSDHARASTIFLSKSQTDVRDKRKSNHINHVSPGPLSKKYSSCSTIFIDDSTVSQPNLKSTIKCVTLAIYYHIKNRDSDRSLDIFDEKKHPLSREQVPDDYSRTDPEHKLIYRFVRTLFSAAQLTAECAIVTLVYLERLLTYAEMDICPCNWKRIVLGAILLASKVWDDQAVWNVDYCQILKDITVEDMNEMERHFLELLQFNINVPASVYAKYYFDLRSLADDNNLSFPLEPLSNERAQKLEAISRLCEDKYKDLSRAAMRRSLSADNLVGIRRSNAVLS